Sequence from the [Clostridium] scindens genome:
AGAGTGCTATAAGCAGAGAATGGAAAAGGGATTGAGCTTCCTTGAATTCAATTACATGATTATGCAGAGCTACGACTTCTACATGCTGTTCCAGAAATATGGATGTAATCTGCAGTTTGGCGGCGACGACCAGTGGAGCAACATGCTGGGCGGAACCGAGCTGATCCGCCGCAAACTTGGAAAGAATGCCTGCGCGATGACAATCACGCTGCTGTTGAATTCCGAAGGAAAGAAGATGGGCAAGACCCAGAGCGGAGCCGTGTGGCTGGATCCGAACAAGACCTCTCCGTTTGAGTTCTACCAGTACTGGAGGAACGTGGCAGATGCAGACGTCCTGAAATGCATCCGAATGCTGACATTCCTTCCGTTAGAAGAGATAGACAAGATGGATTCCTGGGAGGGTGCCCAGTTAAATACGGCAAAGGAGATCCTTGCCTTCGAACTTACGAAGCTGGTTCATGGAGAGGAAGAAGCCCAGAAGTCGCAGGAAGCGGCAAGAGCCTTGTTTAGCCAAGGAGCGGCAGCAGACATGCCTACCACCGAACTGAACGAAGAAGACCTGACGGATGGCAATATTGACATTCTGTCCATGCTGGTAAAGAGCGGCCTGGTTCCGTCAAAATCCGAAGCGCGCCGTGCCGTACAGCAGGGAGGCGTAGCCGTGGATGGCGAGAAAGTGGAAGACATCCATGCCACGTTTGCAGGAGAAGATATGGCAGGAGAGGGTATTGTCCTTAAGAAGGGGAAGAAGAACTTCCGTAGAATTGTGATGAAGTAAATATTTGCCATGCTGCGATTGTATAAAGATACCGCCCGTGTTCTCTTTTAGACATGGGCGGTATCCGTTTAGAAATGGATGAAATAAAAAAGAAGAGAAAGACGCTAAAAAACAAAATAAAATACATAGTATGCGATATAAATACTGCCAGTAAAATATTGCCAGTGAAAAAAATAGAAACAGATACTAAGATAAGAAGCGTTTGCAAAATAGAAAAAGTGGATGCATAATGAAGATAGAATAAAAAATCAGAATAACAGGAGGAGATCGCTATGGCATTTCAGGAAATATCACTTGACAGTCTGGAATTCAACCCGTTTCATAAAATTTCAAAGGAATGGATGCTCGTGACTGCCGGAGATGAGAAAAAGAGTAATACAATGACGGCCAGCTGGGGCGGGCTTGGAATAATGTGGGGCAAGAATATTGCTACCGTATACATCCGCCCGCAACGCTATACAAAGGAATTTGTAGATGCGAATGATCTGTTTACCGTATCGTTCTTACCGGAAAGTCAGAGAAAAGCATTGAATATATGCGGTTCCATATCAGGAAGAGAAGTAGAGGATAAGTGGGAGATGGCGGGGCTTCATCCTTTTTATGTAGATGGCACCACCGCCGTCAGGGAGGCCGATCTGGTATTCGTGTGCAAGAAGCAATATCACCAGGAAATGAAGCCGGAATTTTTTGATGTACCTGAGAACGATACGAAATGGTATCCGGACAAGGATTATCATGTTATGTATATGGCGGAGATCGTAAAAGTATTGAAAAAGGAATAATGAAGTAAGTTTTGGAAAAAGGGATCGCAAGGCTGATGCACATGGGTTGAGAGTCCATATGGCATCAGCCTTTGTTTGATTGATTTTTTTTATGCCCTCATGCCACGAAGTAGGGGCAAAGGAAGCCTTGATTTTAGCGGCTTTACGGGCGCGTTTCTGACTGGGCAAGGGAAATATACCTAACCTCTCAAAAATGCCGTCCTACCGCGTGACAAATCCACAGCAAAGGAGTGATGAAGTCATTGACGCTATCCGTACCGCCATATGGGAGCTTGCTATTCATCTTTTTCCGCGTTTGGAAAAAAGAACTGATCTACCGACACATCTAAAAAGGTGACAAGCTCATAAAAGATTTGTAGGCTTGGGTGCTGTCCGCTGTTCTCAATGGACGCGATATAGCGCGGCGTAATGTTCAGCCTGTCCGCTAACTGATTGCGTGATATGCCCTTTGCCTTTCTTGCTTCTTTTATGGCTTGCCCGAAAGCCTTAAAATCATACTTCGCTTTATCCTGCTTCATATTTTTCACCTTATTACATTTTCCGTTCATCTTTCTCTTTTGGATATGATTACACATAGCATGTGATTGACAGTAATAGAGCACATTGTTCATTGTTTCTTTATTGTATATATTCGGTTGACCGTATATAATTAAAAATAATGAGTATGAAAGGACGGTCAATGTATGGACTATATATCTGCCCCGGAAGCTACTGAAAATTGGGGAATCTCTGAACGGAGGGTACAGAAACT
This genomic interval carries:
- the tyrS gene encoding tyrosine--tRNA ligase, whose amino-acid sequence is MGIYEELQARGLIAQVTDEDEIKELVNTGKATFYIGFDPTADSLHVGHFMALCLMKRLQEAGNKPIALIGGGTGYIGDPSGRSDMRSMMTPETIQHNCDCFKKQMSRFIDFSEGKALMVNNADWLLDLNYIELLREIGPHFSVNRMLTAECYKQRMEKGLSFLEFNYMIMQSYDFYMLFQKYGCNLQFGGDDQWSNMLGGTELIRRKLGKNACAMTITLLLNSEGKKMGKTQSGAVWLDPNKTSPFEFYQYWRNVADADVLKCIRMLTFLPLEEIDKMDSWEGAQLNTAKEILAFELTKLVHGEEEAQKSQEAARALFSQGAAADMPTTELNEEDLTDGNIDILSMLVKSGLVPSKSEARRAVQQGGVAVDGEKVEDIHATFAGEDMAGEGIVLKKGKKNFRRIVMK
- a CDS encoding flavin reductase family protein translates to MAFQEISLDSLEFNPFHKISKEWMLVTAGDEKKSNTMTASWGGLGIMWGKNIATVYIRPQRYTKEFVDANDLFTVSFLPESQRKALNICGSISGREVEDKWEMAGLHPFYVDGTTAVREADLVFVCKKQYHQEMKPEFFDVPENDTKWYPDKDYHVMYMAEIVKVLKKE